A window of the Brassica oleracea var. oleracea cultivar TO1000 chromosome C1, BOL, whole genome shotgun sequence genome harbors these coding sequences:
- the LOC106300826 gene encoding RING-H2 finger protein ATL13-like: MKFSRENMNWVFSEIKTTQNLLSPSSLPRPPPITIRPNTNSDFNSRINPSILLIIIILSIIFFLSGLLHLLVRFLLTPRRRDREDYFDNVTALQGQLQQLFHLHDSGVDQSFIDTLPVFHYKSIIGLKNYPFDCAVCLSEFETEDKLRLLPKCSHAFHMDCIDTWLLSHSTCPLCRSSLLSDLSPRQDPRPSFLLVLESASDHSSREIVGDRDGAACVGASGADDVQPNAHSRSSSHLGNGLGSIRVDSGRKDQYQDGELGGSVEKVVPFAVKLGKFRNTDVGEGSNINNDIGTSSIIDERRCFSMGSYEYIMDEETALEVHVSTKKVSGKNPRLPGHRTAMSECGFDPSGRLKFNGSGSMRIMEEATEKSVVERESFSVSKIWLRGKRESQGKVQGKEDSSSVSSSSPGRAFSFGLSNPKENAKSENGCEEDNQKVENASSLEVKTPSFARRTMLWLAGRQNRVVHSSSASDV, from the coding sequence ATGAAGTTTTCTCGGGAAAATATGAATTGGGTTTTCTCAGAAATCAAAACAACTCAGAATCTCCTCTCTCCTTCATCACTTCCCCGACCACCACCAATAACCATCCGACCAAACACAAACTCCGACTTTAACAGCAGGATCAATCCGAGCATTCTCCTGATAATCATAATCCTCTCCATCATCTTCTTCCTCTCGGGTCTCCTTCATCTCTTAGTCAGATTCCTCCTCACACCGCGTCGAAGAGACAGAGAAGATTACTTCGACAACGTCACTGCTCTTCAAGGCCAGCTTCAACAGCTTTTCCACCTCCACGACTCAGGAGTCGACCAATCCTTCATCGACACGTTACCTGTCTTCCACTACAAATCCATCATCGGTCTCAAGAACTACCCTTTCGATTGCGCGGTCTGTCTCTCTGAGTTCGAAACAGAGGACAAGCTCAGGCTTTTGCCTAAATGCAGCCACGCCTTTCACATGGATTGTATCGACACGTGGCTTCTCTCTCACTCTACTTGTCCCTTGTGCAGATCGAGTCTCCTCTCCGACCTCTCTCCTCGCCAAGATCCTCGTCCCTCTTTTCTCCTCGTCCTTGAGTCGGCCAGTGATCATAGCTCGAGAGAGATTGTTGGGGATAGAGATGGTGCAGCTTGTGTGGGTGCGAGTGGTGCTGATGATGTGCAGCCTAATGCTCATTCACGATCCAGTTCTCATCTGGGCAATGGTCTTGGATCGATCCGTGTTGATTCGGGTCGTAAAGATCAATACCAAGATGGTGAACTGGGTGGTTCGGTCGAAAAGGTTGTTCCCTTTGCAGTTAAGCTAGGGAAATTTAGGAACACAGATGTTGGAGAAGGAAGTAATATCAACAATGACATTGGTACTAGCAGCATTATAGATGAAAGGAGATGTTTTTCAATGGGATCATATGAGTATATTATGGATGAAGAAACCGCTCTTGAGGTTCATGTTTCAACCAAGAAAGTGTCAGGCAAGAACCCTCGCTTGCCTGGCCACAGGACCGCTATGTCCGAATGCGGGTTTGATCCAAGTGGGAGATTGAAGTTTAATGGGAGCGGCTCGATGAGGATCATGGAAGAAGCGACCGAGAAGAGTGTAGTCGAAAGAGAGAGCTTTTCGGTATCAAAAATTTGGCTAAGGGGTAAGAGGGAGAGTCAGGGTAAGGTTCAAGGAAAAGAAGATAGTTCATCGGTTTCTTCGTCGTCTCCGGGAAGAGCATTCTCTTTCGGGTTATCAAACCCGAAAGAGAATGCGAAAAGCGAGAACGGTTGTGAGGAAGATAATCAAAAGGTCGAAAATGCATCATCTTTGGAGGTGAAAACACCATCTTTTGCTAGGAGGACTATGCTTTGGCTTGCAGGGAGACAAAACAGGGTTGTCCATTCTTCTTCTGCTTCTGATGTCTAG
- the LOC106329476 gene encoding uncharacterized protein LOC106329476, with amino-acid sequence MVDTNNCLAKVFRRVRERYEANSEEDFTISLISDKGKGKQYDLPQSSEVVGLIVGEMSDTICERDIVVKFQSTNLTEIRDDHPLYMSLQYPLLFPYGEYGFNTEIPLHLEEGSSRTRKFVSIRQFYASQIQTRLKEGMTLIKSGRLLHQYVVDVYSSIEEDRLRWHRINQDVLRAELYSNVCDAVGKGDTDARTVGKRFILPPSFTGGPRYLIEKYHDAMAICRQFGNPDLFITMTANPNWKEIKNHLAAYGGDSPNDRPDIECRVFKMKLDQLLDDFKKGTFFAPYTAALHRIEFQKRGLPHAHILLWFGDHSRTPSPEEIDKIISAELPDKQKDPEAYELVAKHMIHGPCGLDRPRSPCMENHVCAKKFPRPFTESTSIDKSGYIIYRRRKNENANVLKDGILLDNASVIPYNIEILKKYAAHINVEWCNRTSAIKYLFKYITKGVDRATVLVEKGPDPPTSENGSDPQTSEKGKEKVNKARNEIKEYQDCRYLSACESMWRAFAYSIHKRQPSVMKLVVHLEGEHNITIKDTDNLGRVIQKPGIEKTMFTEWMVLCRTSAFARTLTYVQIPEFFTWNNSSKVWSERKRGTSIGRVVTVHPASGDRYYLRILINKVKGPRSYTELKTFNGVTYPDFKSTCCARGLLANDAEWHESVVELNTWGTPSQLRETFVTLLIYCHVANPKELWDKCWKTLSEDILYKKRKEFKHPQLEIDDAKLEQYTLLELEKALRNQEHTLTDFPGMPTPDPFLLKELGNTLWQQELQYNVAEEKSRHDTQYTLLNREQLDVYQAIIKSTQEDHGKLFFVYGAGGTCKTFLYQTIISRLRSEKKIVLPVASSGIAALLLPGGRTAHSHFNIPIDLKATSTCHITPGTMLAELIEKAALIIWDEAPMTHRHAFEALDKSLRDILSLHDPKAKTLPFGGKTVLLGGDFRQILPVIPQGTRTEIVSASISHSYLWESCHKFTLQKNMRLTEDEKEFSNYVLRVGDGNPLPTEVNEFDEDEEDQLISIDRTLVEELSSDPHKQILEATYGRTDQWKGTKQDYTERAILTPRNETVDEINEYMISEADGVSKEYLSSDSFGIIDTDSANNETLYPVEYLNSLSFPGLPAHKLTLKVGAPFMLLRNLNQKKGLCNGTRLIVTYLGERVIRGDWT; translated from the exons ATGGTGGATACCAATAATTGCCTTGCAAAAGTTTTTAGGAGGGTTCGAGAACGGTACGAGGCAAACTCTGAAGAAGATTTTACAATCAGTCTCATATCTGATAAAGGGAAAGGCAAACAATATGACTTACCCCAATCATCTGAGGTTGTTGGACTAATTGTCGGCGAAATGTCAGACACTATATGTGAGAGAGATATAGTCGTCAAGTTTCAGTCAACTAATTTGACGGAGATACGAGATGATCATCCACTATACATGAGCCTCCAGTACCCACTTCTGTTTCCTTATGGTGAGTATGGTTTCAATACCGAAATTCCGTTGCATTTAGAGGAAGGAAGCTCGAGGACAAGAAAATTTGTCAGTATACGGCAATTTTATGCCTCTCAAATACAAACTCGGTTAAAAGAAGGAATGACACTCATTAAGTCTGGGCGCCTCCTCCACCAATATGTTGTCGATGTATATTCTTCGATCGAGGAAGATCGTCTTCGATGGCATAGGATCAATCAAGACGTTCTAAGGGCTGAATTATACAGTAATGTTTGTGATGCAGTCGGAAAAGGTGACACCGATGCAAGGACGGTTGGTAAGAGGTTTATTCTACCACCGAGTTTTACTGGTGGGCCCCGTTATCTGATTGAGAAATATCATGACGCAATGGCGATATGCAGACAGTTTGGGAATCCAGATTTATTCATCACAATGACGGCAAACCCAAATTGGAAAGAGATAAAAAACCATCTAGCAGCATACGGCGGTGATAGCCCGAATGACAGACCAGATATTGAGTGCCGAGTTTTCAAAATGAAACTAGACCAGCTGCTAGATGATTTTAAGAAGGGAACATTCTTCGCCCCATACACAGCAG CTCTTCATAGGATTGAGTTCCAAAAAAGAGGTCTTCCCCATGCACATATTTTGTTGTGGTTTGGAGACCACTCTAGGACACCCAGCCCAGAAGAAATCGACAAGATTATTTCGGCCGAGCTTCCGGACAAGCAGAAAGACCCCGAAGCCTATGAATTGGTTGCAAAGCACATGATCCATGGGCCATGTGGACTCGATAGACCTCGATCACCATGTATGGAGAATCATGTATGTGCGAAGAAATTTCCCCGCCCATTTACTGAGTCTACATCAATTGATAAGTCTGGGTACATAATATATCGTCGCCGGAAGAACGAAAATGCTAATGTTTTAAAGGATGGAATTCTTCTAGACAATGCTTCTGTCATCCCTTATAACATAGAAATCCTGAAGAAGTATGCAGCTCATATAAACGTGGAATGGTGCAATAGGACATCCGCTATCAAATACCTTTTCAAATACATCACAAAAGGAGTCGACAGGGCGACAGTTCTGGTTGAGAAAGGCCCCGACCCACCGACATCCGAGAATGGGAGCGACCCCCAGACATCCGAGAAAGGCAAGGAAAAGGTCAACAAAGCAAGGAATGAGATAAAAGAGTATCAAGACTGTCGATACTTATCCGCTTGCGAATCCATGTGGAGGGCTTTCGCTTATTCTATACATAAACGCCAACCATCCGTCATGAAGTTGGTTGTCCATCTGGAAGGTGAACATAATATCACTATCAAAGATACGGATAACCTAGGAAGAGTTATACAGAAGCCAGGCATTGAAAAGACTATGTTCACCGAGTGGATGGTTCTATGCAGAACATCCGCGTTCGCCCGCACCTTAACATATGTCCAGATTCCTGAGTTCTTCACATGGAACAATAGCTCAAAAGTCTGGTCAGAGAGAAAGAGAGGAACTTCAATTGGTCGGGTTGTTACTGTACATCCCGCTTCAGGGGATCGTTACTATTTGAGGATACTGATAAACAAAGTGAAGGGCCCGAGAAGTTACACAGAGCTTAAAACCTTCAACGGTGTCACATATCCCGATTTCAAAAGCACCTGCTGCGCACGAGGTCTTCTCGCTAACGATGCTGAATGGCACGAAAGTGTGGTCGAACTCAACACATGGGGTACACCTTCTCAGCTAAGAGAAACGTTTGTCACGTTACTTATCTACTGTCATGTTGCTAACCCTAAGGAATTGTGGGATAAGTGCTGGAAAACCCTGAGTGAGGACATCCTCTACAAGAAACGTAAGGAATTCAAACATCCGCAGCTAGAAATAGATGATGCTAAGCTCGAGCAGTATACATTACTTGAACTCGAGAAGGCTTTGCGGAACCAAGAACACACCCTTACTGATTTTCCAGGAATGCCTACTCCTGATCCTTTCCTACTTAAAGAGCTAGGTAATACTTTGTGGCAGCAAGAGCTACAGTATAATGTCGCCGAGGAGAAGAGTAGACATGACACCCAGTACACGTTGCTCAACCGTGAACAATTGGACGTCTATCAGGCTATTATCAAGTCAACTCAGGAAGACCACGGGAAGCTATTTTTTGTCTACGGGGCTGGAGGCACATGCAAAACATTTTTATACCAAACAATCATTTCAAGACTACGGTCAGAGAAAAAGATAGTCCTTCCCGTTGCTTCATCTGGAATAGCAGCCCTACTACTACCAGGCGGCAGGACTGCCCACTCCCATTTCAATATCCCAATCGATCTAAAGGCCACATCCACCTGCCACATTACACCTGGAACTATGCTCGCAGAGTTAATAGAAAAGGCAGCTCTAATCATATGGGATGAGGCACCTATGACACACAGACATGCTTTCGAAGCCCTCGATAAGTCCTTAAGAGACATTCTTTCTTTACATGATCCCAAAGCCAAAACTCTCCCATTCGGCGGAAAAACTGTTCTTCTAGGAGGTGATTTCAGACAGATCTTACCAGTCATCCCACAAGGCACCAGAACTGAAATTGTGTCTGCCTCCATAAGTCATTCATATTTATGGGAATCATGCCACAAATTCACCCTCCAGAAGAATATGCGCCTCACCGAAGATGAGAAAGAGTTCTCCAACTACGTCCTGAGGGTTGGCGATGGGAACCCCCTACCTACTGAGGTCAATGAATTTGATGAAGATGAAGAAGATCAGCTCATTTCTATTGACCGAACGTTGGTCGAGGAGCTCAGCTCAGATCCTCACAAACAAATTCTAGAAGCTACTTACGGGCGAACTGACCAGTGGAAAGGAACCAAGCAAGACTATACAGAAAGGGCTATCCTCACACCAAGGAACGAAACGGTGGATGAGATCAATGAATACATGATATCTGAAGCTGACGGTGTTTCAAAGGAATATCTCAGTTCCGATAGCTTCGGTATAATAGACACTGACTCTGCGAACAACGAGACATTGTACCCAGTAGAGTATTTAAACTCACTGAGCTTTCCAGGTCTGCCTGCACATAAGCTTACATTGAAAGTGGGTGCCCCTTTCATGCTCCTAAGGAATTTAAATCAGAAGAAGGGGTTATGCAACGGAACACGTCTGATTGTCACTTACCTAGGTGAGCGTGTTATTAGAGGTGATTGGACATAA
- the LOC106344865 gene encoding uncharacterized protein LOC106344865, whose amino-acid sequence MQPTSSMKEEFLQKWQMGLQIYRPLIDNTSVSERRKAIKLSADVAMASLRRGTTCWSRALIQKTATEDNFLVRQMLSGIKAETLINKKLPKVMCHRKIVRRSKKILRRRKSRSAIEEVAAKARKLVNKKTQGLRNVVPGGEFMSNDVLLIQETLDYIVSLQTQVNVMRSIVDAAEAGSERTAYYLGKLKLRSRMDRIL is encoded by the exons ATGCAACCCACGAGCTCAATGAAGGAAGAATTCCTACAGAAATGGCAAATGGGCCTTCAGATATACCGTCCTTTGATAGACAACACCAGTGTCTCCGAGAGAAGGAAAGCGATAAAGCTCTCTGCAGACGTTGCAATGGCATCTCTAAGGAGAGGAACAACTTGTTGGAGCCGAGCCCTAATCCAGAAAACTGCCACCGAGGACAATTTCCTCGTACGTCAGATGCTCTCTGGTATCAAAGCGGAAACGTTAATCAACAAGAAGTTGCCTAAGGTTATGTGTCATAGAAAGATAGTGAGAAGAAGCAAGAAGATCTTGAGGAGGAGGAAATCTAGATCAGCAATCGAAGAGGTCGCAGCAAAAGCTAGGAAGCTCGTCAACAAAAAGACTCAAGGATTAAGAAACGTTGTCCCCGGTGGAGAGTTTATGAGCAATGACGTCTTGCTCATACAAGAAACCTTAGATTACATTGTCTCGCTTCAGACACAAGTGAATGTCATGAGGAGTATTGTTGATGCTGCTGAGGCCGGAAGTGAACG GACCGCGTATTATTTGGGGAAACTGAAATTGCGATCGAGGATGGATAGAATTTTATAG
- the LOC106298627 gene encoding tetraspanin-9: MVRCSNSLVGILNFFVFLLSIPILSSGIWLSLHGNTQCERLLDKPMIALGAFLMVVAIAGVVGSCCRVTWLLWFYLCVMFLLIVIVFCFTIFAFLVTNKGSGETIPGKAYKEYRLGDYSEWLQKRVNDNHHWKNIRSCLYDDKFCNRLEIFSDIYRNASAFSKKDLNSLESGCCKPSNDCNFTYISPTTWNKTSGTYKNPDCNTWDNDNNKLCYDCQACKAGFIDNLKTSWKVVAIVNIIFIVVLMIVYAMACCAVRNNMKDKNNYASF; this comes from the exons ATGGTTCGTTGCAGTAACAGCCTCGTAGGCATACTCAACTTCTTCGTCTTCCTCTTATCGATTCCCATTCTCTCCAGCGGGATCTGGCTCAGCCTTCATGGCAATACGCAGTGCGAGAGGCTTCTCGACAAACCCATGATCGCTCTCGGCGCTTTCCTCATGGTTGTCGCAATCGCAGGAGTCGTGGGATCTTGCTGCAGAGTTACGTGGCTCCTATGGTTTTACCTCTGCGTGATGTTCTTGTTGATCGTCATCGTCTTTTGTTTCACCATATTCGCCTTTCTCGTCACTAATAAAGGCTCTGGTGAAACTATCCCCGGAAAGGCTTACAAGGAATATAGACTCGGTGACTACTCTGAGTGGTTGCAGAAGCGTGTGAACGACAATCATCATTGGAAAAACATCAGAAGCTGTCTTTACGATGACAAGTTCTGTAATCGCTTGGAGATCTTCTCTGATATATATCGTAATGCTTCTGCATTCTCCAAGAAGGATCTCAATTCTCTTGAG TCTGGTTGCTGCAAGCCCTCTAATGACTGTAACTTCACCTACATAAGCCCAACAACTTGGAACAAAACATCAGGAACATATAAGAACCCAGATTGCAACACTTGGGACAACGATAACAATAAGCTCTGCTACGATTGCCAAGCATGCAAGGCCGGTTTTATCGACAACCTCAAGACCTCATGGAAAGTAGTTGCTATTGTCAACATCATCTTCATTGTAGTCCTCATGATTGTCTATGCTATGGCATGTTGCGCCGTCAGAAACAACATGAAAGACAAAAATAATTATGCGTCGTTCTAA
- the LOC106300913 gene encoding putative EG45-like domain containing protein 1, translating into MGKSILVFSVVIVFLFSIAYATSGIGTFYTTYIPSACYKNTPEGVMIAAASDTLWDNGRVCGKMFHVTCTGPRNPVPHPCTGKTVTVKIVDHCPAGCASTIDLSFEAFSQIANPVAGIINIDYTPA; encoded by the exons ATGGGTAAAAGTATTTTGGTTTTCTCTGTCGTTATTGTTTTTCTCTTCTCTATTGCATATGCAACTTCTGGAATCGGAACTTTCTACACAACTTACATTC CATCGGCATGTTACAAAAATACGCCAGAAGGAGTGATGATAGCTGCAGCGAGTGATACATTATGGGACAACGGTCGAGTTTGTGGCAAAATGTTCCATGTGACATGCACCGGACCTCGTAACCCCGTGCCTCACCCCTGTACCGGTAAAACTGTGACTGTTAAAATCGTTGACCATTGTCCCGCTGGCTGTGCTTCTACTATCGATCTCTCCTTTGAAGCTTTTTCTCAGATCGCTAATCCTGTCGCTGGGATCATTAACATTGATTATACGCC GGCCTAA